The Arachis ipaensis cultivar K30076 chromosome B10, Araip1.1, whole genome shotgun sequence DNA window AAGAATAcactttatataaaaaaaaattgatacggtaataataatactaataatcGTAAAGCAACTTTTGTAAACTCAATTACgaaaaaacaataacaaattaacaataacaGGATGGATTTCATGTCCTTCTCATCACATCACATTATTATAACGGAGAATACTAGGTAAACAATGACCATCTTGAACAATATGAATAATtactaatcaaataaaaatatattacatcctaatttaatgctactaattaaatttaagattaatttattcttttaactCTATTAATTCATTTTGTTCAcacattatttaaaaatattgttaGTTATCTATACTTTTCCTATTATAATTTATAACTAAAATGCAAACATTACTAATGACACAAAAAAAAATCTGTTTAAAACTGACACGGTATTATTTGTGGTGGGACCGTATTATATGTTATGCATCATGTCTCCCTTGGAAAAATGTGTTGCAATGTATAAATTGATATTGAAAACTAAACAGAATTGAATTGAAAAACTAGTAGTAGTCCTCTTTCCCAATGTCCTCtcctttctttatttcttcctttTTTAGTTCTTTCACATCCCCCAACATTAGTACATGATCCGATTCTCTTGACCATAATAGTATCTTCTGCACCATTATTTCCATTTGTCAGTTTATATGATCTTTTTTTTGTTAAAACCTTTTACTCATTTGCTGCTAGCttcttttgcttgtttttttCCTTCTTTGGCAATACCTACCTACTTAGCTATTCCTATAGATATTTATGGTAATTAATATATACACattgtatataattatatattactaacATGCTTATTAATACAAAGCTaatatgttatatatataattaagttgACTATAATTAATAACTTAAACATAACATAATATAGTATTATCAAAGCAAAACAAAACCAACAAACTATAATAATAGTAGCATCATAATAAGTCATATATAACACACAACCCAATATAGACAATAAACTAGCTTAGGGCATCATCATGGTGAATAGCTGCTACCAATGTGGTTCCGGTGAATTAGAACATTGAAGGTTGGTATGGTAGTGGAGCTACCATTAGAATTGTGGTTGTAAAGAAGCTCAAAGACACAAACATCATCCTTTTGTAACTTGTTTCCTTGGCTAAATTTGGCCCAACCCTTTTGCAATTTGTATTTCTTGTAAGGCACTCCATCTCCACTCCAAGTCTTAAACATCACTTTCCATGCCCTCCCATCTTCCACTCTTAGTAGGTACCCTCCTTCCTTCATGTACTTCCTTGCAAAATTAGATGGTATGGCCTAAATTCTAAATTNNNNNNNNNNNNNNNNNNNNNNNNNNNNNNNNNNNNNNNNNNNNNNNNNNNNNNNNNNNNNNNNNNNNNNNNNNNNNNNNNNNNNNNNNNNNNNNNNNNNNNNNNNNNNNNNNNNNNNNNNNNNNNNNNNNNNNNNNNNNNNNNNNNNNNNNNNNNNNNNNNNNNNNNNNNNNNNNNNNNNNNNNNNNNNNNNNNNNNNNNNNNGtatatatacttaaaaaaaaaattaatttcaatgtATTAATATTTAATAGTGTTAAGAGTTACAATTtcataattgatttttttttttaataatgtgaCTATGTTATTAATTATCTTAAGTACTTACCATGCATCTTCCTCCATTAATATATGAATCCCTCATGACAACCTCAAAATTGGGATTGCCATCTTGTCTCTCTTGTCTGTCTCTACTCTTTATAGCATCAGCAATACCCTTATTTTTCTCTACATATTAGTAGATTAGTGAAAAAGGCAttggtaataaaaattaaaatataaacttaaATATATGCTTTTAATTATATTGCattaaaaatatatgatttttttattttgacatCTATCTATAAATTATCTTTTTATTGATTTGGTATAACACATTTTATCATGTCAATATTTAACTAaacaaactaagaacaaaaatgtaaaaaacatatattttaaaaccctaaaacataaaataagattatGGCTTGACATAAAATAAATGAATAGAAAATCATATATAATATTAGTAATATACCTTTGAATTGATATTGATCATAGTGAACCTTCAtaacatcatcatcaccatcaccatcaccatcatcatcaaaatcaaaatcatcatcatcataatcagCATAATTGAGTTCAGGAGAAGGGTAATCAATTTCAAGAGTAGTGTTGTCAAATATTTGAACCCTAAAATATGAAGCATCAAGACAATATTTGAACAACAAAAGGTGACCATGGGAGACAGAGTAGTGCTCAAGAAACTCTTTCCATTCCTTCCCAATAAACCAAATGGAACCATTAATATTGGTCCAATGCACTTTCTTTTGGTTGCCATTTACAACTTTCAGAATCACCGGATTTGGGAGTTTCAATCCATATTTGTTTGTGAATTCCGTTGGAAGCTTCTGTCAATTattgaagaacaaaataattaaCCATTCTTAATTGATAATATATATTTctataaattgaatttttttgttCCAAAACAAATTAGATAGAGCTTACTGCTTATAGCTAGGAGTTAATTGTTAAAGATATACTTCATATGATTATTGAATTCATATTAATGGTGTAGTAACtagtaattaataattaatgatAAGTAACTAATATTTATATCGGATAAATGTTAAATCTTGAAACTTTTCAATCTTCAGAATGAAAAATGTTTAGAGGGACAagcaaattttattaatttttttggataattaataattaataattaaataactaCTCATATTTATATTGGATAAATGTTAAACATGGGAAActcaaattattaatttttttcaaagaaacaaCTTTAAGCAGAGTCATATATAAAATCACCTTAGCTTTTTCTTGTAAGCAAATAAGTTTATCACTTTTTTTTAACTCTGTTTCGTTCAAATTAAATGTCATTGAATATATATCATAATAACAAAAAATCTTTGAAGATAAGCATAAATAATGCACCATATATTTATTAAATGGTAAGTAGTCATAGTTCACAATTTTTTCTGAGCTAAAAGTTTAGCATGAACgactataaaaagaaaaaaaaaatagaagaggaAGTTGAATTGAATTtggttataaaaaaaaataggtaaagaaaaaatgagtaactaacaAGAGATATATTACAATATTACATatgataataatataattaagTAAAAGGAATTATAAGAACTTACAATCTTCTCATCTCGAATATGCCAACGACAAATGATCTTGAAGAAACTAACAACACTATTAGTGGATTCTCCTTGTTGATTAAAAGCCatagatgaaaattgaatctataTAGATATAACAcactttttagtttttactaaACAAATAAAATGCAACAGTGATAAAAATCAGTGAACATATAATTAATTAGttcttaaatattatatattttgacaaggaaacaaacaaacaaaaaaatatatttgagtCTTGTTACATAGTAACCCATTTTTTACTATTAGTTAGATGTACAatgtttttgtttcttttctgaTTTCATGAAAATCCCAAGTACACAAAAGCCATTTCTTCTCTgtctaaaataaagaaaaaaaaaagagaatgaatAAAAACACAACTAGCTATAAAGTAtaaagtgtatatatatatatatattttttttttggagaaaTAGGATGTATAAGACTGAAGCAAAAAAACAAGTTTATATATCTTTTTCTTGATTAAGATTATATTAAGATTAGAGCATACCTCAAGTTGGAGAGAGAATGAAGATGGAAGAGAGAGAGCTAGCTAGTAGTGAGAAACAAGTAGTGTAAAGTCTTTATATAAGATATCAATGCAAATATTCATAGTCTTTATTGTAATGTTCTGTAGAAAGAAAGAAatgagaataaataaataaaagaccaAAAAAGACAACAGATTCTGTACTAAAAAATCAAGGAAGAAAATTAAAGAAGGGAAAAAGCTTCACTCCTTTGTTGTGACTTGTGAGGTTGTCACTTTCTCATTCAATTGGTTACTACCATTTGGAAACTTGACAGCCAAATGCCAAACACCACctgcattttattttactttttacggtaaaaaaatattgtttattaATTATGTTAGGCCCTTGGGGGGGAACTGAAACGtgagaaaatcaaaatcaaaatcaatttgaattgttaaaaaaattttagaataattatgAAATTAAGTTGTTAATGTCTAGTCACACATACATTTCATATTGTGATATATATATGAAAGATTTGACTAATACTTATGGTCAACAATATACAATTTGTATTATCATATTAGTGgtgttttttttaaaatataaatatgtgGTTTAATTGGCTTAGTTTGATATGATGATAAAAGTTAAATGTAGtcattttagaaaagaaaattgtaagaTTTTTTTGTATGTGCTGTAtttgtatatttattttgtatgctaAATCGTTTGTCACTCTTTTAGTTAGAAaagattaattttatatatttgatgtttttttatattttagattgaatatttatattatatagttTGACATNNNNNNNNNNNNNNNNNNNNNNNNNNNNNNNNNNNNNNNNNNNNNNNNNNNNNNNNNNNNNNNNNNNNNNNNNNNNNNNNNNNNNNNNNNNNNNNNNNNNNNNNNNNNNNNNNNNNNNNNNNNNNNNNNNNNNNNNNNNNNNNNNNNNNNNNNNNNNNNNNNNNNNNNNNNNNNNNNNNNNNNNNNNNNNNNNNNNNNNNNNNNNtttattcttatatttttttttgttagataactttttttatttgatttgattgttagatgattttttttttcttattttttttgtaagataacttttttatttgatttaattttatcttttaattttaatgtGTTATGAAAGCCAACAAAGGTCCATCCACTACGATCAGTCCAAATCTAATATgtttttaatgtttaaaattaaaaattattatgcaataaaagaaaaagatgagaATTAAACTTGAGTGCTTTAAATTATAGTAAAATATTTAAGTTAACtgaactatttttttattttttgaagaagtactactaatttttttttataaacaattTGGAGGGTGCCTAGCTTCCATAGTCTCAACTAAGCTCCACCCTTAAgcataataaattattattttatatttttgtgtcaaAAATTTAGTTAGGATAAAGTGATATCCAATTTTATAACTTTATTATAGCATATTTTTTTAGTAAAATATTTGATATTTATTTGTGTTAattgtataaattttttattttattcgcaAATTCCGTTTTCTAACATGAAAGAGATTTAAACAAAATGTTCATATAAATAAATGAGGGACGAAAAGAGCCTAAGTAGAAATTAATAAGCTGGTTGTATATGATATGTATAATCTTGTGAGGTTAAATCAAATCTCAAGGATAATAAGGGATAGATCAAACAACCCACTTTATTTTTCCATGatatatatgatatgatatgatatgatatgatatgatatctTGTGctctaattaataattattaagctAAGCTTAACCTAAACTTAATGCAACTTAGCTAGTGAGGGAAAAAAGAGTAGTACTCTTAGTAGTTGGTACATTGTACAGTGTACACAGACAGCGATCATAAAAGCCAAGTATTTCAGAATGAGACAGAActattaatttatttgaataattgATTAATTTCTCAACAAACTCATCACACTAGTTGGCTagtcttttttttgttttgaatacatagcatgcatgtagtgTGCTATGCAGGGTGGTTACAGGTGCAGAGTAGTACAATAATAACATTATATACACcaacaaagaaaaaggaaaaattcaaAGATTGGAACAAAAAAACAAGATAACCCTAAAATGGAAAGGGCACAGAAGATCAGATAAGATAGTAGTACAACAGAATCGGATCTCATGTAAATTTTGGTTTATTAATTAAtggattttataatatttataatttatttatttatattatgcaTGAAATATATAACCAACTTTCTATTACCAGAGTTTTATATATACTTCAGAATGCTAAGTAGTTATAAAGCAAACAAAGGATGAGAGAAAATTAAAGCAAAGAGAAAAGAAGATTtggatcttcttcttcttcttcaacctagcttcttttacttcttctttttAACTACTCACAATGCCTTTACATGAAAGAGGTTTCTTTAAAGTTCTTGTTCAAAGCTTTAAGCATGAGTTGgtaagttttctttttctttctctttcttttcataATATATAGAtaatattaattagttattaCTTACATGCTTGCTTTGGTTACAGAAAATTCCTAAACCTTTTGTGAAAGAATATTGGAGAGGAGTATCAAATCCTATAGTGTTAAAGCTACCAAACACTCTTAAACAAAGAGTATATTGGATTCGAAAGAATGAAGATGAAATTTGGTTGGAAGAAGGTTGGGAACAAGTTGTGAAGGATTTTGGCTTAGAATATTCTCAATTTTTGACTTTTGACTATAAAGGATGGTCTTGCTTTGAAGTCAAAATATATCCCAAGAATGATTCTGAGATAATGCCTCCTCATCATCAAATATGTTTCTTTCAGATTCTTGTTCACAACAAATTTTACCAAAAGCTGGTaatttctattcttttttttaattgcaCTTTTATAAGGTTGAATATTATGTTGATTTAATTATAATTGTTATTATCGTGTGCAAATTCATGTTTTAAAATTTCTTAAACATGATACTTTAAACATTCTAAAGTTTGATATGGATATGTTAACTTTTGTTAAAAAGAAGAAGCTAAAAAATGTATGTGGCATAACTGATAAGAAATAGATTCCAATTAATTATAGTTATtaactatgtttatttttattttattgttatagAGGGTTCCTAAATGTGCAAATGAATGTTGGAAAAGAATGTCAAATCCTATAAAGTTGGTGTTACCTTATGGTGTTGAGAGGAAAGTGAATTGGACCAAAAGAGGAGAAAAGATTTGGTTGGAACAAGGTTGGGAAAAGGTTGTGGAGTTGTGTGGTTTGAGTCATCAGTGGTTGTTGACTTTTGACTACAATGGAATGTCTCGTTTTGAAGTTAAAGTATATGATAACACTACTTTAAGGGTAGCTTATTATGATGAGTATGATGTTGAGAATAACAAAGATGTTGATGAAACTGAGAgcgaagatgatgatgatgatgatgatgatgatgataatgatgatgatgatgatgatgaagatgaagatgatgatgatgatgatggtgatgatggtGATTTTGCTGAAGATTATTGTGATGAAGAATATCACTATAAGTTTGTTCAAGAACACTTCAAGAGAAAGAAGACCAACACAGGTAAAATATAATAAGAGCTAGTTCATAACTTAAAAAGAAATTATTATcttaatcttttactttaatactcaagatcaaaacaaaagCTAAATCATCTCTATtgtattaaatgctgaaaaaaattattatttattatttttaattagtgtATGTCTTTTTCATATTAATCTATTTTGATCATTGAAGTTAATGGGAGCAATAGGAATCCCAGTTTCAAGATTAGAATTCAAGAATCATATGTTGGGTCAAGATGCGTGGTAAGTATAGTTTATGGATTGTTGTTTTGTGTTATGTTGTGTTTCCTCTCATTTGAAACTAACCACATTTTAATCATTGGAAAACATGTAACGTTTTTTTGTAGGCAATACCAGCAACGTTTGCAAGGAAGCATTTGGAGGAAGGACCGATTCGTATGATTGTGGGTAACAGAGCTTGGACTGTGTGCTACAAAACTTGGAGAGGAAGGGCCAGATATCGCAAACACAAATTGCAAAGTGGGTGGCTCAGATTTAGAAGAGAGAACAATTTAGAGGTTGGTGATGTTTGTGTCTTTGAGTTAATTAGCAAATTTCCTCAGACCATGATCGTCAGAGTGCAGAGTGGATGATTGTGTTATTTACGGATTTACCCTTTTCTTGTTATGTATTTGGTGCTTGTGTGTGTGGTGACTTTAGTGTGATGGTTTAGTTTGTAAATTGACAATTCAATCAAGTGGGTAATTCtagtttttttctttagttattaAGAAAAATGGCTAGCTAACTACTCAAATTTCtgtattttgttgttgtttttgtgtGTTTACAATTTGTACTCTTAGCTACTAATTTGCTAGCTTCTAGTTAATTATTAACATCACACTACtgttttaatgcaaaatttctttTTACGGCATCAATTGAATTTGTTATAGTCTATTATCTTTCATTTAACAAGTGTTCTTATTCAAATCTGGTAAAATACTAAAATGTATGGACTAATGGAAAAGAATATCGCAAATTATTCCACCTCTTTTATAGTTGGGTCGGGAGAAAAAAGGggggaagaaaaaataaaagtaaaaccaATACAGACCCATTTGGCAAATATAATAAAGAGAAAGTTAATCATCAATAGCAACAGAAGAAAATAGTTGTTGTACAATTAGAAGATGAAGATTGATATGTACCCAAAAACTGATAAAGAAAATTCAATAGGACAGTAGTATAAATTTTACATTCATTATGTGCATGTGCATAAGAGAGAAAATATGGCTTAAGTTCAATTTTTGATGTAATGTACATGTAGCAAAAGGTTCCATAGTTCTGATTGAATCCCAGTAGGTTAAGTACTCTTTctgtaaaaataaaagaaaaatatctcGTTTCCCAAAGTGAATAAAAAAAAGGCTGTATTTGCGGAAAAAACGAGCAATTGATTATTTGATGAAAAAGTAAAAAGTTAGGACAATGGAAGTGTATAGCATTTTGGAGAAAGCAAATTAAAGTAGTGTTCATAGGTACTAATTGACATTACACATTCAATCAATTTCGTATTTTAATATTAGACTCAGAAGCTGAAGGAGATTGCTTGTGCCGAAAGTGGGACTGTCTTAGTTGTCGACAGAAGCAGGCCGTAACGTCTGGAGGGGATTCAGAGACTATAATGCTGTCGCACACACTCACCAATTCTGGCAGCTCCGATAAATGCAACCGCTTGAATGAGTTGGGGAACGTAATTGTGAGATCAGGATCATCCTCGCTCATCCCCGTTGCAAATACCTCTTTCATTGACAGACAACTATCCACTTCTATACTCTCTAGTTTTGGGAATTTTGCAAGTGCCGCAGCTCCCATCAACCTTTCTATCCTATCACAATACGAGATCTTCAATTGACTCAAGTTGGGCAAACCTATGAATTCGTCTTCTTCACTCCAGATGGCGTCTAGTCTTTCCAATTTATATAGCTCCAAAGATTGAAGGTTTTGGAGATGTTGGCAGAAGGAACAGTCACCAGACATACAACACAATCTCTCCAATTTTGGCCAACGCCACACTATTATCTCCCTCAGTGAAGAAGGAGCTTTGAATGAGAAAGCTCCACATAAGTCTCCGCTCCACTGTTCAATATTTCTTATAACCAATTGGTCAAGGTCACTTGGCAGCAAAAATTCAAATCCTTCGAAATCCTCCACAGTTATGAGCTTCCTTTTCCTCCCAGTAAAGTCAGGTTCCCAAAACAAATCCCAAGCTCGGAAACCGATATGATAACATTTGAGTCCACCATCTCTGTTGAGGATATTTTCCACAAAATCAGCCAAGTGCTTAGCTACCTGAAAAGAGCCTACAAAATATTCCAACCTACTCATCATGCCATGCACAATTCCTACTTCTCCTGTTATAGATGTTTTCTCGAGATTAAGGTATTGCACGTTAGTCAAACCAAATATCACAGACCATTCTACACACACGAGTTTTCTATTTTGAGATAGATCAAGCCATCTCAACTTGGTCAGTACCTCCAACCCATCAGGTACTTCCTTAATTGATGTCCCTGAAATAACCAATCTTGAAAGCTCCTGCAGGTTCCCCAATGGAGGCACAGATTCCAACGAGCGACAACCTTTGAGCAACAATGATTTAAGGCACCTCAAACTAGACAACGAATTCGGCAAGGATGTTAACTCTTCATTGTGGGATAAATCAAGTAGAGTCAGAGCTTTAATGCGGTAGAAAAAACAATCTGGAATATATCTAATCATATTGATACTAAAATTCAAGGTGGACAACTGCGGACACTCTGGTGATATGCCCTCTGGAATTTCTTCTATACAATTGCCCATCAATGAAACTTTCTCCAACTGTGGTGTCCACTCCTGCATCTCAGGGATATTATCTAACCTTTTCCTACATCTCAGCATGAACCTTCCCTTCATAATATGACTTGCCATCTCCCTCAATAAGCCATGCATATGCAAATCACTGGAATCAGGATCCCACAAACAATCTATCAATGAATGGCTATTGAGTTTAGCTACTATTGCTTTCCCCTGGACAAATATTTTTTCCAAACTACTCGTTGATTGTATTAACCCTTCATCAACGAGATTCATAATAAACACCTCATCTGAAACCTCACTGTATAATGCATGTTGCAAGAAACAATTTTGAATAGTCTTGTCTGCCAGCTGGTCATAGCTTCGTTTTAATACCTTTAtaacctcttcttccatgtcttcTCCCATTGATGAATCTTCAAGTTTGCTTAGTGCATGTTTCCATATATTGATGTCATCATTTACCCCTTTCATCAATCTTGCCATCACGGTAATTCCAAGTGGCAAGCCCTCACACATCTTTACAACAGATTTTACAGTATTTTCCACTTCACCGGAAAGGCTTGCAGGCCTTCCATCACATCCTAGGTTTAGCAAAAATAATTCCCATTCTTGTTCTTCCACCGATAAAGGTTCCATTTCTATTACATTACTTGTCGGGCAATCCATTTGTCTGAACACATGTTTCAGACGACTTGTTAGAATCAATTTGATCCCATTTATTCTGAGCGGAATTCCTATCTTCTGCAGATCAATATAATTCCAAACATCATCCAAGATAAGCACTGATCTATCTATCTTTTCCAGTGCAGATGACAGAATTTCTGCCCTGTCGGttatctcatcatcatcatcaagcttTTCACCTATCCTTTTGGCAATGGAGTTTTGCAATTTAAGAATGCTAAAATCTTGGGATACTGTGACCCAAAATACATTCTCAAAATTAAAACTCTTATTCCGTCTTATTTGATTCCTAAAGTGAGTTACTAGCCACGTTTTTCCCACTCCTCCCATTCCACATACACTGATGAAGAAGACATTGTCATTCCTTAGAAGTTTTCGCATCTTTGTGAAATATGCGTCCATATGAATATCATCATCACAGCAGACAGGTGTCGCATTCTCCAGCAAGTTCAATCTGCAGCGTAAGTTATCTGTTTTCATTTGAAGGTCTTGCAAAGCATCCCGAGGGAACGAGTCAATTATGCCACGAGCTTCTTTTTTAAAGTCTTCCGCTTTCTTTAACCAATCATCGGCTTCTTCCCTTTCACGCTTCTTCTTACCACAATACTCCAGCCACTGCAGTTCTTCTTTAACTTCTTCTTCCCAGCCGGTTAATTCATCAACCAATTCACGTAGTTCTTCCAGAACCTCATCTTCAATGTCAGTTTCAAAACCACTGCTACCACTTTCCAGAACCTCATCTTCAATGTCAGTTTCAAAACCACTGCTACCACCTTCCAGAACCTCATCTGAATGTGGCAAACCtgtttatttgaaaataataattgaaaggAGCAAACACGTGATGACTATTATAAGTTCTTGGTAGCCAGAACAAGGGAGGTAGCGTACCTTCCACCATATTGCTGGGTCCGGCCACATCATTTTGATCTATTGGACCGTCAAAGCAAGCAGATATCATATTACGATGACCTTCAGCCTTTTCATGGTAGGAATTCATAGGATCCGCAAGTTCAAACCCTTGTTTAAGCAAATACCAAATCACTTACCAACTTAAATTAGCTCACGTTCATAGTCGACAATTATTttgaaacatatttttttttaggACAAATATATCAAAACACACGGAGGATTTTACTACTAGTATTTGTATTTTAGTTAATAATAAACGTAAACGNNNNNNNNNNNNNNNNNNNNNNNNNNNNNNNNNNNNNNNNNNNNNNNNNNNNNNNNNNNNNNNNNNNNNNNNNNNNNNNNNNNNNNNNNNNNNNNNNNNNNNNNNNNNNNNNNNNNNNNNNNNNNNNNNNNNNNNNNNNNNNNNNNNNNNNNNNNNNNNNNNNNNNNNNNNNNNNNNNNNNNNNNNNNNNNNNNNNNNNNNNNNNNNNNNNNNNNNNNNNNNtaattttattcttaataaataaaaaaaatttaagggtcgaattttttaaataattatgtaaatatttttataaaattttagatcaaataaataaatatgcaatTTGTAAAGTACAAAAATTATTTGTAgcttatacaaaaaaattattattgttgGTTACGTTTGTCGTATTTTATAACATTTtgatggattttttttttgtcgtCATAAGATTGTTCTTGTCGCGTATCCAAAAATCAGCATATCCAACATTCGAGAGTATAGAATCAGTAGTTTAGCCCGCAATAAATGTAAAAATGAACTCTAGGGGAATCTATTTTGCCTTAAAAAGTGGACTTACTAAGTCTTTATTATGACATAAGCACATGTGTAATACACAAGAAGCAATCATAATAATGATAGAGAATATTTGTGTACCTGTTAATGAATCCAATCCATTTGAATCTTCCAATTGATTACTTGAAGCAGGCAACACACCATTGTTTAAACCAAATTCATTTGGAGCTTCCATTTGATTACTTGAACCAGGCAACATAGAATTGTTTACTCCTTCATTAGCAAGAAGGTCGTGACGACGAGGACATAAAGTGATATTCCCCTTCCCTTTTGTAATTCCCAGATGCTCATTAATTCTTGTAGCGCCTCCTGCATATTGCTTGCGACAGCGATTGCACAACCACTTCCTCTCCTTCTCACTCTCTGCTATTATAGTAACTTGAT harbors:
- the LOC107621918 gene encoding B3 domain-containing transcription factor VRN1-like isoform X1 codes for the protein MPLHERGFFKVLVQSFKHELKIPKPFVKEYWRGVSNPIVLKLPNTLKQRVYWIRKNEDEIWLEEGWEQVVKDFGLEYSQFLTFDYKGWSCFEVKIYPKNDSEIMPPHHQICFFQILVHNKFYQKLRVPKCANECWKRMSNPIKLVLPYGVERKVNWTKRGEKIWLEQGWEKVVELCGLSHQWLLTFDYNGMSRFEVKVYDNTTLRVAYYDEYDVENNKDVDETESEDDDDDDDDDDNDDDDDDEDEDDDDDDGDDGDFAEDYCDEEYHYKFVQEHFKRKKTNTVNGSNRNPSFKIRIQESYVGSRCVAIPATFARKHLEEGPIRMIVGNRAWTVCYKTWRGRARYRKHKLQSGWLRFRRENNLEVGDVCVFELISKFPQTMIVRVQSG
- the LOC107621918 gene encoding B3 domain-containing transcription factor VRN1-like isoform X2, with amino-acid sequence MPLHERGFFKVLVQSFKHELKIPKPFVKEYWRGVSNPIVLKLPNTLKQRVYWIRKNEDEIWLEEGWEQVVKDFGLEYSQFLTFDYKGWSCFEVKIYPKNDSEIMPPHHQICFFQILVHNKFYQKLRVPKCANECWKRMSNPIKLVLPYGVERKVNWTKRGEKIWLEQGWEKVVELCGLSHQWLLTFDYNGMSRFEVKVYDNTTLRVAYYDEYDVENNKDVDETESEDDDDDDDDDDNDDDDDDEDEDDDDDDEYHYKFVQEHFKRKKTNTVNGSNRNPSFKIRIQESYVGSRCVAIPATFARKHLEEGPIRMIVGNRAWTVCYKTWRGRARYRKHKLQSGWLRFRRENNLEVGDVCVFELISKFPQTMIVRVQSG
- the LOC107623479 gene encoding probable disease resistance protein At4g27220, whose translation is MGRPKNPIWNQVTIIAESEKERKWLCNRCRKQYAGGATRINEHLGITKGKGNITLCPRRHDLLANEGVNNSMLPGSSNQMEAPNEFGLNNGVLPASSNQLEDSNGLDSLTGFELADPMNSYHEKAEGHRNMISACFDGPIDQNDVAGPSNMVEGLPHSDEVLEGGSSGFETDIEDEVLESGSSGFETDIEDEVLEELRELVDELTGWEEEVKEELQWLEYCGKKKREREEADDWLKKAEDFKKEARGIIDSFPRDALQDLQMKTDNLRCRLNLLENATPVCCDDDIHMDAYFTKMRKLLRNDNVFFISVCGMGGVGKTWLVTHFRNQIRRNKSFNFENVFWVTVSQDFSILKLQNSIAKRIGEKLDDDDEITDRAEILSSALEKIDRSVLILDDVWNYIDLQKIGIPLRINGIKLILTSRLKHVFRQMDCPTSNVIEMEPLSVEEQEWELFLLNLGCDGRPASLSGEVENTVKSVVKMCEGLPLGITVMARLMKGVNDDINIWKHALSKLEDSSMGEDMEEEVIKVLKRSYDQLADKTIQNCFLQHALYSEVSDEVFIMNLVDEGLIQSTSSLEKIFVQGKAIVAKLNSHSLIDCLWDPDSSDLHMHGLLREMASHIMKGRFMLRCRKRLDNIPEMQEWTPQLEKVSLMGNCIEEIPEGISPECPQLSTLNFSINMIRYIPDCFFYRIKALTLLDLSHNEELTSLPNSLSSLRCLKSLLLKGCRSLESVPPLGNLQELSRLVISGTSIKEVPDGLEVLTKLRWLDLSQNRKLVCVEWSVIFGLTNVQYLNLEKTSITGEVGIVHGMMSRLEYFVGSFQVAKHLADFVENILNRDGGLKCYHIGFRAWDLFWEPDFTGRKRKLITVEDFEGFEFLLPSDLDQLVIRNIEQWSGDLCGAFSFKAPSSLREIIVWRWPKLERLCCMSGDCSFCQHLQNLQSLELYKLERLDAIWSEEDEFIGLPNLSQLKISYCDRIERLMGAAALAKFPKLESIEVDSCLSMKEVFATGMSEDDPDLTITFPNSFKRLHLSELPELVSVCDSIIVSESPPDVTACFCRQLRQSHFRHKQSPSASESNIKIRN